Genomic segment of Canis aureus isolate CA01 chromosome 16, VMU_Caureus_v.1.0, whole genome shotgun sequence:
aaaacaaaaactcataaaGCAGAAACGTACAGGGTGAtcacatttcagtttttaaaaaatgttcattcaaacttagtggggggaaaaaggccaacatttattgagcacttactattgCCAGGCACTCTTTTAAGTGATTAACATAGGTTAACTTACTTAATTCTCAAAATAGCCCtatgagataggtactattatccTAATTTTATAGACAAAGAGGTGCAAAGAGGTTAAGTTCTTGTCCAAGGTTTCTGGCAATTAAGAGTTGAAATTTGTTCCCCAGTAGATTGGTTCCAATAAGTAGAATACAGAGTAGATTGTTAATGGTGGTTATATTTTAGGAGGAAGGGAATCCCTCCAGTTGAGGTTCACTTACTCATTCAAAAACCATAGATGTTACCTCTTTCACATGGACAAAAGAAAGACAAGAGGAAAAGTAAAAACTACTATCCTCCTCAGTGTCTGGGGAGGGCATAAGGAAGAAAGCGGTTTGGGTCAAAACTAGTGTGGTATCTATCCTAACACTTGCCCTGGCCAGACCTACTGGgtcatttatttcctcttcagaAGGGTTCCAGAAGTGTCCCCAGCAATTCAAATAAAAGTCTACAAGTTGGGGTCTCTTCGAGTGTGAAGTTTTATTGACTCTTGTGCTCTAAGTATCAGAGagtaaagcaaaaaaaacaaaacagaaaaaaaccccaaaagagtAACTCAGCCTATGAATTTCCACTGTTGGCTGAGGCCTCTGGCAGAAGGAAGGCAGCTATGTACCACGTGAACGCTTCCTGTAAGAGTCAAGGCTATGGATGGAACCTATCACAAATACTTCCATCCCATGGAAAGGTCACTTGAAAGTGAGCCGAAGCCAGCTGCAAGGCATTGAATGATTCTGTCTGctaagacaatgaccaaagataAGGCAAAGGCAAGCCAAGACCAGATCTCATTCTTTTGACTTTAAGGTATGCCTGACTCCTGGCCTCTCACATGCTGTCTCCCTAGCTGGACAATAATgtgacttgttttcttttttaaaaaatgttccccCTGATTAAATATATGATTGTTGAAAAGTGACATCACCACCCAGAGATAACCAGTTTTGAGATTCTGATACacttccttctagtctttttaaGTCCATAGATAAAGtatgactatattttaaaatttggatcaTACTATACAGAGTTTTAcatctttgttttccatttaacaTTACACTGTAAACATTTTCTGacataaaatattctttagaaaataatttttagtggCAGAATAACTCATATTCTCTCTGCTTAACTATTCAGTTAAATAGTTATTTAACCTATGTAGCTAAGGGTCTCGTTAGCAGAGTTAGAGGCAGTACAGGTCCAAATAAGGTTTCATTTCTGCCTTTGCCATGCTAGCTGCAGGAAAGACTGCAGGGCACCACCAGGGGTCAGTGCAGAGCCATCCAAAGCCCTGCTGTAAGAAAACTAGTTACAAAAATCCTTAAATCCTATCTATTAGAGGACTATTCACAAGTACATGATTAGCCAAGTTCCCTTCCACAGTAGGCTCTCCTGGTGCAGACTTCTCAGACCAGAAATTAGGAGATTCTTCCaaattatatcataattataATCAACATTTACAAAACAGCTATTTTTATAAACCAAGATCAATGTAAGATGTAGTATTAGGCCTATTCTCACCTGCTTGCTATGTGACCATTTGTGCATAAAATTGGCCTGATTATTTCAGTCTTGCTGTGAAAATCAAATAACATAAGAAAGTATTCTATAAATTACAAAGCAGCACTTAAACTTTAAATTGCACTATTTTAAGAATGTGCTCATCAGATATTTTGATGAGTTATCTCCTATAAAAACTAAAGAAtgtgaggcacctgagtggctcagtcaaagtgtctggctcttgattttggctcaggtcatgttctccaGGTTGAGACTGAGCCCGATTATCAGGCTGTgtactgagtatggagcctgcctgggattctccctcttcctctcacacacacacacacacacacacacacacacacacacactaacttttaaaaaacaaaacaaactaaagaaTGCCAGGTAGTATCATGATTATGAAGTGAGGTGGAAGAGCATATGCTTTGGCATTTTCATggattatttcattgttttttttttctttccttagccTTTGCTCTCCAACTGCTAAAGTCATCATGGAATTAGTAACCGGTTTTTCCTAGAAGCTGAAGTTATTATTTATAGTCAGCCAAtttggattttgttcttttcctcatTTACCTGAAGCTCCTTCAGGAAAATTATTCTGATCTCAGAAATGGTTTAAACAACTTAAGAGTAGGTAAATAACAGGGATCAAAAAGCCATTCCAGGCCTGACATATTTAATGGGCTCCTGACATATTTAATAGGTGATTGGCACTCCTGGTCTTTCTAAACTCAAAAGTGACACTTAAGGGGAAAAGGTATaaagggcaaaaaaaataaataaataaataaataaataaagggcccTATTTCCCAGCTTGCCAGGATCTGAGTCAGTCCTTCACCCTTCCTTCTATTCTCATTTCCTCTCCAGTTGCCAATGCCCCATCATTTGCCAGCAGGGATGAAAAGGGGCTCGAGTGGGCATTCTGGTAACCAAGTAGCTTTGAGAACCAGCTTGTCATCGCCTCTCCTGAGAGCAGTCCAATATGCTGAAAGGTCTGCTCTGATCAATCTCAGAACACAAGGGGGTCTGGATGAAGCAGGGCCTGGGAGTCCCTTAACATTGGCACTGGATTTCCTACTGAGTTAGAGCCTTAAGCTCTTTGGCAGAAGGAGGGCACAGAGACCACACGAAAATAACAAGGATGCATGTATAGCTCCTGCTGCCCTAGGATAGCTCCAGCAGACAGAAGTCCTGTGTCTGACCTCAGAGGTCCTATGTCTTAGAGCAGGATCTAACACAGAGTACCAACTGAACAGTTTgtgctcctgttttttttttttttaattttattttttttttaattatttatttatttattcatgagagagagagagagagagagagagagaggcagagacacaggcagagggagaagcaggctccatgcccggagcccgatgcggaactcgatcccaggactccagggtcacgccctgggccaaaggcaggtgctgaaccgctgagccacccagggatcccctgtgctcCTGTTAAATACAGTTCCTGGTACATAAGTGTTTGACAAATACTATTTGCATGACAAATGACACATTTGGGCCACCAGACCAGCACAGAGTGGTGCCTGTAGAGATCTACATTTCTctggtcaattaaaaaaaaaaaaaaaaagtcctgggaCTGGAGTAGTGGAACTAAACCTACAGACTTCAAAGGAAGTCAAGAGGGTCCCAATAGCTGGATAAAAACCCAGGAAAATGCAAGAGCTATACACTATGAGTTTAGCAACCCAGATCAGTTATATTATATAAGAGCAGTTTCTAGTACAAGGGCCTTCAGGGCACCTGCCATTCCCACAAGGGCCAACTTCCTAAGATCAGAATCTGATTAGCTGGTTGGCTCCACTTTGCATCCAGCAGGGCTGCGAGACACCAGCAGAGCTGACAAAGAGGCCCCATTGAGATGCAGTGACTCCCTTGGCCACAAAGCTCCAGGTCTTGATTTTATGCCTCCTAACCTGCTAGGCCTCCAATCTGCTTCAATCTCAGAGTTGCTGCAGAAGCCTATGCTCCAGAATGAGCTGCAGGTTGCCTAGGAAGGACCCCAGGGGCACAGAGAGCCTGGTTACTCAATGTTGTCATAGACCTGGATCACATCTTCATGGTTGCCAAGAGCCTGGATGAGAAGGGCGGCCTGCTCCAGGTCAGCGTCAGCCAGCTGCACCTTTGTGTTGGGGATGAATTCTAGTGAACAGGACACAGAACACAAGCCCAGGGAGTCCAACTTCTTCCTCACTTGATGCAGTGAAGAGGCATCACATATAAACTAGGGACAAAAGAAAGTCAAGAGGTGAGGAGCCAAGAGATAAAAAGGAGAAAGCCAGTCAGAACTTTGCAAAACCTGAATGGAACGACTATAATGATAATTCTACTAGCAGAGATACAGTTTTCAGACTTCTGAATCCTTCTCATAGTCCTCAATAAAGTAAGCCCTATCCAGTATTCATGTAATAAATGTTTGTGCAATATGTGAACTCTTTATGTCACTTGTACCCCAGGGcacaagaaagaagaaacagagaagcaaGCCTTAACACATCTATTAGGGCTCTCTCAAAAGTTCACTAAACACTAAGGCTTCATACTCACTTTAAAAACgttcttttcctcttcatcttcAGTTTCCTTGACATCTTCAGCTCCTGCTTCAATTGCCAGCTCCAGGGCACGCTCTAGGTTCACagcttttttctctctgtcctccacTCCAACCATGATCACCCCCTTTTTGTCAAAAGAGTGGCGAGCTCCATCAGCCATCATTCCcctcaaaggaaaggaaacataCCAGATTAAATGCCTGGAGACACTTCAATCACCAAATAGCACTACATTCTAATACTCTATTTCTCACCCAGCCTTTGGAGTTTATACATACTTCTGAAGGAGAATATGCAGCTACCCCTGGGCAAGAGAAAAACCCAAACATACCCCCATCCCCTTCTTTCTGCCCTGAGTGGAGTTTAGTAGATACAAAGACGTCATCATTTAAGATTCCAGTCTTGGTGGTACATTTTAAGACCTGGACATCATATGGCTACAGATAGGGAAAATGGAACAGAGGGCCCCTCCTACACTTGATGAAAAAGTCTTTTGGATCCTGCCTCATACAGAATGaaataagggagaagaaatgatcaTTTCTTTGGATTCTACAGATGAAGTATGCTTAAAACTTGAAACACCACCAGGAACAACAGTTCTTTCCTTGCAAAGATTTGGAATCTCAAGGCTTCATACCTTTCTACTCTCCCCAGACCTATACCTACCCATTCTTGTTCAGGATATGTCTGATGTCTGAATAACATTTGGAGCCACTGTTAGATAATGCCTCAATGAGCAGAGAAGAGCCACCAGGGCCTCGGCCCTCATACAGCAAATAAACATCCTTGGCTTTCTGCAATAAACAACATGAgcacattttcctgtttctcaaTTCCTTCTTGCATCCCAGCCCAGAACACAGATACTGACTCGATGGGATGGGCACTCTGGGGTACAGCTTCAGGTTTCAAGTCTTTCTTGTTGTCCCCTGCCTCTGAGAGGTGACCCTTTGGGACCAACTTTTGAGGTAATTGCAAGTATGACCCCTTACTGGgaagggagtctgtttctctggtCCCTGAACAATCAATTAGCCATCACCTcgtttcatttccttcctgtcccAGCTGAATCTCACATCTAACACACATACCAGCCCCCACAAACCCACCAAGACTCATCCTTCTACACTCATCCTGCATGAAACCCACTTGCGAAGTCTCCTACCCCTGGGGTGCTCAGTATTGCTTTAGGAAATAGCACACCCAGGGCCTATCATAAGAACCACTGAAAATAGTATGGTCACAAAATTCAAACAATAGATCAACAGATTAGCGACTAATCTAATAGGACCTCCCATGCCACCTCCACTTATCCCTTGCCCACAGATCTGACCTTCACCACTCTCTCCAAGCACCCTGCCCTGCTGCCTTTCCAGGAACCCTCAAATGacaatttcttccttcttctttcacaaaggaaataaaggacCACCAGGTATGTGAAAATCCTCTACTTACACTTAACTGCATCACAGCCTACATGAAGGCAGTGTGTATAATGGTTAGAGACTAGGTTCTATGGTCTGTCTGGTTTTAAATCTGTAATTTTCTTGACATTATCTTGACTTGGTCACCTAATCTTTATGTGTCTCAGTTTCCACCTAAAGTTGTTTTGAGGATTCAGCGAGATGATGTATACAAAATTCTTATCAAAGTGCTTGACCTAGAGTTAGCACTCAATAATTATTAGCTATTAAGATGATTATTACTTCCTCAGATGACCTGGGCGGCTaggtcagttgggcatctgccttcagcttgggtcatgatctcagggtcctgggatcaagccccatgtctggctccctgctcaggcaggcccttcttcttcccctctcccttcccattctctctgtcaaataaattaaatcttaaaaaaaaaaaaaaaaattacttcctcAAATCCTTCCTACTTGTCCCAGAGGAAGAGATGTCCTCTCACCTGGGCTCAAAGACAATTCCCATAACTGGTCTCTATATCCTTGCCCCTCTCACCATCACTGTTGCTCTGTTTCCCTTTCTACTGGCTCTTCTCCTTCAGGGCATAAATATCTGAAAAACAAACCCTTCTTCAATCTAACATTCCCCACACTGTGCCTGTTTTTCCTACCCTCACCTCACACTCTGGCTGAATAGTCCTAGGCCGTCTGGTTCTGTACATTATCTACTCATCCTATCCTTGATTGGGCTCCCAAAACCAATGTCCAAAGTCAGAGAGACACCAGAAGGCTCTGCATTGAGAGTATCAACCACAATGTTACCCTTCTTTTTGATAATCTAAGGCCTGTTTGGTGGCCTTTCAGACATGGGCCCTGGAGGGGCTGTGATCAATAACAAGAAGTGAAACTGAGGACATACCCTCATTTTAAGCGATGCTTCAATCGTTGACTTGGGCATGTGCTTGCTGCGACACACCTCTAAGATGTTGGCCAGACTGCTATTGAGCTCAGGGTTGGGGCCTCcttctgagaaagagagaaaagactgggTGAAGACACCTCATTACAGCCAGGAGAAAGAAGGGCTTTCTGCCTCTCTACCCTCCCCCAGCAAAAAAGGTAGAAAGTCACCACTTGTCTCTCAGTTAATTTAGGACATTTAATCAGTGTTTGAATGGAATATGGAGaagtattttggaaaataagtttCTAATTCACTCTGTAAGGATGAATATCTTTTTGTTAGGTTTCAGAGACCACTTTGCATCAGATGAAGAGGTAAGGGATGAAAATGGTACCAAAACTTCCTGGACTTATTAATACCCCTTGTTCTGACTCTATTATTTTGTGTGTAATTACTGAAATGCTCATATGACAGCATGTAATCATGCCGTCTCTCGGGGTGGGGGTTTTCCTCATTATTCTGTGTCACCAGTGCACATAACAAATACTCAACAGTGTTGATCTCACTCAATAACAAGAAttagaagaaagcaaagagaaatatcAGGCGTGAGTTCTAGGGGTAGAttagtatttactgagtgcctattatgtgccagaaacCTCCATAAGGTGGGTACTATCCCTGTTTTATAGAAGGAAACTGAAACTGAGCAAGGTTAAGCAATTTGCTCAAGGTCCTACAGTCAGTAAGTGACAGGAACCAAGTCTTCTTAAGCCCAAAATCCATGATTTTTACAGGACTCTTTCTCCACTCCTACAGGTATCGaaataccaaaacaaaaccaagaaaggaaaaaaaaagccttcttgtAGTGGCTACACAATGGGAAAAGACATGGTTGCAAACTTACCTTCTGAGAAAATGTGTCTTGGGAAACTGAAGCTGGGCAAGTAACAGCTTTCCTCAATGCCCCTGCCACAACTTATGTGCTACCAGAGGTGGCTAGAGGGTTCGATTGGTCTCTTCAGGCAAGATACCCAAGTGACCTTACTCTTAGGGTCTGTTTCTATGAAGTACCCAGCTACACACTAGAATGAAGTCACTTTTACCATTATCATCCTAATAGCAACTCCCCGCCAAACAGGCAGGCGCTCAGCATCTGGAAAGGCGAGTGGAGTCCTACAATGTCGGCAGGTCTTTTGAGCGTTTATGAAGCGGGCAACGGTGTTCAGGAAGGACCAAGGCTCACGGTGGTCACTGATTTAGCTGTGGGCGCAGAGAGGGCAGCAGCGGGTGACTTACCTTTAACTGCCAGGCGGATGCTCAAACAGAGCTTGGAGAAGATGCGACTCCTTTCGGCATCCTTGGGACCCTTGATATGCCGGACTTTGGACCACTTGTTGTGCCCGGCGGGGACCGCCGCGGTCAGGTGCAGCGTCCTGCCCGGAACGGGGATGCGGCCCGTGGGCTCAGGCTGGGAGGCCGCgagggtgggaggaagagccGCCCGGACCCCGGGGCCTCGCGCCCCCCACAGGCACCCGGCAGCGACCCTGCTCAGGCTTGAGGCGGCCCAAGTTGCCATCGACCCCGACCTTGGACCAAGGTCAGCAAGAGCAGCCAATGAGCGGCGGCCAAGGTCAGCCCGTGGCGCCCGTGGCGGGAGCAAGCAGGTCCTGAGCCTGAGGCCGCCTCCACCCGCGTCCACCCGTCACCAGAGACCTCGGGGCTCAGGCCGGCCCGGGGCGGAACGCGAAACACCCGATCCCATCCCCGGAAGCCGGGGTTGAGTGCCCTGGATAATGTAGCACACTTCCTT
This window contains:
- the TACO1 gene encoding translational activator of cytochrome c oxidase 1 isoform X1 → MATWAASSLSRVAAGCLWGARGPGVRAALPPTLAASQPEPTGRIPVPGRTLHLTAAVPAGHNKWSKVRHIKGPKDAERSRIFSKLCLSIRLAVKEGGPNPELNSSLANILEVCRSKHMPKSTIEASLKMRKAKDVYLLYEGRGPGGSSLLIEALSNSGSKCYSDIRHILNKNGGMMADGARHSFDKKGVIMVGVEDREKKAVNLERALELAIEAGAEDVKETEDEEEKNVFKFICDASSLHQVRKKLDSLGLCSVSCSLEFIPNTKVQLADADLEQAALLIQALGNHEDVIQVYDNIE
- the TACO1 gene encoding translational activator of cytochrome c oxidase 1 isoform X2, producing MATWAASSLSRVAAGCLWGARGPGVRAALPPTLAASQPEPTGRIPVPGRTLHLTAAVPAGHNKWSKVRHIKGPKDAERSRIFSKLCLSIRLAVKEGGPNPELNSSLANILEVCRSKHMPKSTIEASLKMRKAKDVYLLYEGRGPGGSSLLIEALSNSGSKCYSDIRHILNKNGGMMADGARHSFDKKGVIMVGVEDREKKAVNLERALELAIEAGAEDVKETEDEEEKNVFKAITTVGQVI